From the genome of Bacteroidia bacterium, one region includes:
- a CDS encoding HlyD family efflux transporter periplasmic adaptor subunit — translation MAENTTQQFMPPNMEAMLKQFQKEIENKGIKKIENEELETAASINFLEEINRLKSEKINSTSEPDELQIRSDSYTDFICIRPRFFEKWGIAIIAFIIALGLLACCFIKYPEIVKGNIKVQSENAPKALLPNISGKITTIIRKNNDILMKGDNIIYLESTANHNEVLSAYKEIEQFTINIDRIAELDFSIFDGHIFQYGELQTQIQTFKQSYLNYKDNLNSGIFEKKRSIIQNDIRILEQQIDNINSQRKGAEEELKFYEEKSKTNEILYKSGVISRDDYNTTQANFIARKNTLMQFTSTKLSYETQTNQKKRELIELEQQAKNQQSLFIESLNTLKSQFDEWINKYIIKAPINGTLVYTTFIQENQLLQAGKSFGMISPDNNENYVEMYISQQIFPKVKLNQDVVLKFPAYPIQDYGYIKGKINYISPQLNDSCFLVKVNCNTEFITSHKVKVNIKHGMTGVGEIIVKDKTIMGRMVSKLTEKFNMYR, via the coding sequence ATGGCCGAAAATACTACTCAACAATTTATGCCCCCGAATATGGAGGCGATGCTGAAGCAATTTCAAAAGGAGATTGAAAATAAGGGTATAAAGAAAATCGAAAATGAAGAGTTGGAAACAGCGGCTAGCATTAATTTTCTTGAAGAGATAAATCGGCTAAAATCTGAAAAAATAAATAGTACTTCCGAACCTGATGAACTCCAAATAAGGAGCGATTCTTATACTGATTTTATATGTATTCGACCTCGCTTCTTTGAAAAATGGGGAATTGCCATTATTGCTTTTATAATTGCTTTGGGATTACTGGCTTGTTGTTTTATAAAATACCCAGAAATTGTTAAAGGGAATATCAAAGTTCAATCCGAGAATGCCCCAAAGGCATTATTACCAAACATTAGTGGAAAGATTACAACTATAATCAGAAAGAATAACGATATATTAATGAAAGGTGATAATATTATTTATCTGGAAAGTACAGCAAATCACAATGAAGTTTTATCCGCATATAAAGAAATAGAACAGTTTACAATTAATATAGACCGAATTGCTGAATTAGATTTTTCAATATTCGATGGCCACATCTTTCAATACGGAGAATTACAAACCCAAATTCAAACTTTCAAACAAAGTTACCTTAATTACAAAGACAATTTGAATAGTGGAATTTTTGAAAAAAAACGAAGTATAATTCAAAATGACATTCGCATTTTGGAACAACAAATAGATAACATCAACAGCCAGAGAAAGGGGGCCGAAGAGGAATTAAAATTCTATGAGGAAAAGTCAAAAACAAATGAAATTCTTTATAAATCAGGAGTGATTTCACGTGATGATTACAATACAACACAAGCCAACTTTATTGCAAGGAAAAATACTCTAATGCAATTTACATCAACAAAGTTGAGCTACGAGACCCAAACCAATCAAAAGAAACGAGAACTAATAGAACTTGAACAACAAGCTAAAAACCAACAATCGCTTTTCATCGAATCGCTGAACACGCTTAAAAGCCAATTTGATGAATGGATAAATAAGTACATTATCAAAGCCCCCATTAATGGCACGTTAGTTTACACCACGTTTATTCAGGAGAATCAACTTTTACAGGCTGGTAAATCTTTTGGAATGATTAGCCCGGATAACAACGAAAATTATGTTGAGATGTACATCTCACAGCAAATATTCCCAAAAGTAAAACTAAATCAGGATGTGGTTTTAAAATTCCCAGCCTATCCAATTCAGGACTATGGTTATATTAAAGGAAAGATAAATTATATATCACCTCAACTGAACGACAGCTGTTTCTTGGTTAAAGTAAATTGCAACACAGAATTTATAACAAGTCATAAAGTAAAGGTTAACATAAAGCACGGAATGACTGGTGTTGGGGAAATAATTGTTAAGGATAAAACCATAATGGGAAGAATGGTTTCAAAATTGACGGAAAAATTTAATATGTATCGTTAA
- a CDS encoding radical SAM protein produces MINEDLYVLNPDYNFKNDIKRSIIIANSDAQCEQTNTEWVSVIHPVQAMILSFFSKPISIDKAVENLSEFLSLSKEETLNIIKPFIENKEAIFTEYNGHNFKFPKQIIIKYHENLKILYTYKPEEFVYKELDFDSARLIQSPSIITIMVTNRCVTNCIYCYADKSQEVTCTIPFERIKELIKEAKDLKIKNVQIGGGEFFLYKEWYELLCELYKYGFYKNFISTKVPISEKDIIKLKQFPSLTYQFSFDSLSKQKINKILDVPESYVEKMKHTLELMDKHGLSYHVISVLTNINSNKEELTEMHSYLSTLKNIKEWQARIAYRSLYSSTEFESIKLQERERKEVFAHLEELNNRKTLKVNIDKSYLERGFFSAEKGSISFPGASCSANRSHIYILPDGDVTICEQMYWKKRFTIGNILENSIEEIWNSPAALKWVNFKKEDFRDESACKNCELLDECYNKYPNKCWADVLKVYGDENWDYPDPRCKKAPAFINPII; encoded by the coding sequence ATGATAAACGAGGATCTATATGTTCTAAATCCAGACTATAACTTCAAAAATGATATAAAAAGAAGTATAATCATTGCAAATTCAGATGCTCAGTGCGAACAAACCAATACAGAATGGGTATCCGTTATTCATCCCGTTCAAGCAATGATTCTTTCATTTTTTTCTAAACCCATTAGTATTGACAAAGCGGTTGAAAATTTGAGTGAATTTTTGAGTTTAAGTAAAGAAGAAACTCTCAATATAATTAAACCTTTCATAGAGAACAAGGAGGCCATTTTCACAGAATATAACGGGCATAACTTTAAATTTCCAAAACAAATTATTATTAAATACCATGAAAATTTAAAAATCTTATATACATACAAACCCGAAGAATTTGTTTATAAAGAGTTAGATTTTGATTCGGCAAGATTAATCCAGAGCCCTTCCATAATAACTATTATGGTGACTAATCGTTGCGTAACAAATTGTATATACTGCTATGCTGATAAAAGCCAAGAGGTAACCTGTACAATTCCTTTTGAACGAATAAAGGAATTAATTAAAGAAGCCAAAGATTTAAAAATCAAAAATGTTCAGATCGGTGGAGGTGAATTCTTCTTGTATAAAGAATGGTATGAATTATTATGCGAATTATATAAGTATGGATTTTATAAAAATTTTATTTCAACAAAAGTACCCATAAGTGAAAAAGATATAATTAAACTTAAACAATTCCCTTCTCTTACCTACCAATTCTCCTTTGATTCTCTCTCAAAACAAAAAATAAATAAAATTCTGGATGTGCCAGAGAGTTATGTTGAAAAGATGAAGCACACTTTGGAACTGATGGACAAGCATGGCCTTTCTTACCATGTAATAAGCGTACTAACAAACATAAACTCTAACAAAGAGGAGTTAACCGAAATGCATAGCTATTTATCAACGCTAAAAAACATAAAAGAATGGCAAGCACGTATCGCCTATAGATCATTATATAGTTCTACAGAATTTGAAAGTATTAAACTTCAGGAGCGTGAGCGTAAAGAGGTATTTGCTCATTTAGAAGAATTGAATAATCGCAAAACTCTTAAAGTCAACATTGATAAATCTTATTTGGAACGAGGATTTTTCAGCGCTGAAAAAGGAAGCATATCTTTTCCAGGAGCATCATGCTCTGCCAATCGATCACACATCTATATTCTTCCAGATGGTGATGTTACTATTTGTGAACAAATGTATTGGAAAAAAAGGTTTACAATTGGAAATATCCTTGAAAATTCGATTGAAGAGATATGGAATTCTCCAGCCGCCTTAAAATGGGTTAATTTCAAAAAGGAAGATTTCAGAGATGAAAGTGCTTGTAAAAATTGTGAGTTACTTGATGAATGCTACAATAAATATCCAAATAAATGTTGGGCGGATGTCTTAAAAGTGTATGGCGACGAAAATTGGGATTATCCCGATCCTCGCTGCAAAAAAGCACCAGCATTTATTAATCCAATAATTTAA
- a CDS encoding 3'-5' exonuclease: MKLNIKNPLVFVDLETTGIDVIKDRIVEIAVLKIHIDGREELKIKRVNPGVPIPPETTAIHGITDEDVKNEPLFKEVAKSLANFIEGCDFAGFNSNKFDFPLLAEEFLRAGVDLDLRKRKFIDVQTIFHKMEKRTLGAALKFYCDKEIENAHSAGADSYATYEVLQAQLDKYTDIKNDVDFLAEFSAQTKNVDFLGRIILDEKGVEVFNFGKHKGKSVVEVLEKEPSYYGWMMNGEFPLYTKKVLTNIYLKMKQK, translated from the coding sequence ATGAAACTTAATATTAAAAATCCACTCGTTTTTGTTGACCTCGAAACAACAGGTATTGATGTAATAAAAGATAGAATTGTTGAAATTGCTGTTCTTAAGATTCATATTGATGGGAGAGAAGAACTAAAAATTAAAAGGGTAAACCCTGGAGTGCCAATTCCGCCTGAAACGACTGCTATTCATGGTATTACTGATGAGGATGTGAAAAATGAGCCTTTGTTTAAGGAGGTGGCAAAATCATTGGCTAATTTTATCGAAGGATGCGATTTTGCTGGTTTTAACTCAAACAAATTTGACTTCCCATTACTTGCAGAAGAATTTCTTCGTGCTGGAGTTGATTTAGATCTTAGAAAACGTAAATTTATTGATGTTCAAACCATCTTTCATAAGATGGAAAAGAGGACTCTAGGTGCTGCGCTTAAGTTTTACTGCGATAAGGAAATAGAAAATGCGCATAGCGCAGGTGCTGATTCCTATGCTACCTATGAAGTGCTTCAAGCGCAACTCGATAAGTATACAGATATTAAAAATGATGTTGATTTTCTTGCCGAATTTAGTGCTCAAACAAAAAACGTTGATTTTTTAGGACGAATAATACTTGACGAAAAAGGAGTTGAGGTTTTCAACTTTGGAAAGCATAAAGGCAAATCGGTAGTTGAAGTGCTAGAGAAAGAACCCAGCTATTACGGATGGATGATGAATGGCGAGTTCCCCCTTTATACAAAGAAGGTACTCACCAATATCTATTTGAAGATGAAGCAGAAGTAG
- a CDS encoding peptidase domain-containing ABC transporter → MMLKFPHFRQLDSMDCGPTCIRMISKYYGKNYNLQSLRDKSQIGKDGVNMLGISEAAELIGFNTIGAKMEYKELIEGASKPCVLHWNKNHFVVLPPQKKHWFKSNKNITIADPGLNGLIEVDEETFKKNWISVKDDSKDYGIVLLIEPTPKFYEESGETETGTNFSRISKYFLRYKFIIAQVFLAVMVTSLFQLILPFLTQNVVDIGINSNDIGFIYLMLIGQLAIYFGRFFVDFIRSRLLLYISTRVNISVLSDFWIKMMGLPISYFDQKQTGDIMQRIQDQNRIQQFMAKVAVGSIFGIITLLVYSIVLLYYDYSIFLFFLAGSILYILWITLFLKYRRKLDYQKFSVASRENTITMQLVQGMQDIKLNNCETQKRWEWENLQTRLFHLTFKGMNIGQIQQLGALFINQTKDVLITLIVAKGVLQGQFTLGTMLAIQYIIGQLSGPVEQLIEFIQSGQEAKISLERLNEVMSLKDEEQTEDKLLKVIPKNNSITFKNVQFTYNGAGNEPALSNINLVIPCNKTTAIVGTSGSGKTTLIKLLLKFYSPDKGEIVIGDTNGSSIKLKDISHKYWRKNVGVVMQDGFIFNDTIAKNIAVSDDLPDMEKLVLACKTANILDFIESLPLGFSTKIGTEGNGISTGQKQRIIIARAIYRDPAFLFFDEATNALDANNEKVIVENLSTFFKNRTVIVVAHRLSTVRNADNIIVLEDSKLVEQGTHNELVALNGKYFNLVRNQLELGA, encoded by the coding sequence ATAATGTTAAAATTTCCACATTTCAGACAATTAGATTCGATGGATTGCGGTCCAACTTGCATTCGCATGATTAGCAAGTACTATGGTAAAAACTACAATCTACAATCGTTAAGGGATAAATCGCAAATAGGTAAGGATGGCGTAAACATGCTTGGCATTAGTGAGGCAGCCGAATTAATTGGCTTCAACACTATTGGAGCAAAAATGGAATATAAAGAATTAATAGAGGGTGCTTCCAAACCCTGTGTTTTACATTGGAATAAGAATCATTTTGTTGTACTGCCTCCTCAAAAAAAGCATTGGTTTAAATCAAATAAAAATATTACCATCGCGGATCCTGGCTTAAATGGGCTAATTGAGGTTGATGAAGAGACATTTAAAAAGAATTGGATTTCAGTTAAGGATGATAGTAAGGATTATGGCATTGTTCTTTTAATAGAGCCAACGCCAAAGTTCTATGAGGAAAGTGGTGAGACCGAAACGGGAACTAATTTCAGTAGAATCTCAAAATATTTTTTACGCTATAAATTCATTATTGCTCAAGTATTTTTAGCGGTAATGGTTACCAGCTTATTCCAGCTAATCCTCCCATTTCTTACCCAAAATGTTGTTGATATTGGAATAAACTCAAACGATATTGGTTTTATCTACCTAATGCTAATTGGGCAGTTGGCTATTTACTTCGGACGTTTCTTTGTAGATTTTATTCGCAGCCGCCTACTGCTTTACATAAGCACAAGGGTTAATATATCTGTACTTTCAGACTTTTGGATCAAAATGATGGGGCTACCCATCTCCTATTTCGATCAAAAGCAAACTGGGGATATAATGCAACGAATCCAAGATCAAAATAGGATTCAGCAATTCATGGCAAAGGTTGCTGTAGGAAGTATATTCGGTATAATAACCCTTCTTGTGTATTCAATTGTTTTATTATACTATGACTATTCAATCTTTCTTTTCTTTCTAGCTGGAAGTATACTCTACATACTTTGGATAACCCTGTTCTTAAAATATCGAAGAAAACTGGACTACCAAAAGTTCTCCGTTGCATCACGTGAGAATACAATTACAATGCAGCTGGTTCAGGGCATGCAAGATATTAAATTAAACAATTGCGAAACCCAGAAACGCTGGGAATGGGAGAATCTGCAAACACGATTATTCCATTTAACATTTAAAGGGATGAATATCGGGCAGATACAACAACTTGGCGCCCTATTTATCAATCAAACTAAGGATGTTCTTATCACACTTATTGTTGCAAAAGGAGTACTACAAGGACAATTCACGCTTGGAACCATGCTTGCCATTCAATATATCATTGGGCAACTCTCAGGGCCTGTAGAGCAGCTAATTGAGTTTATTCAAAGCGGTCAGGAAGCTAAAATCAGCTTAGAACGATTGAACGAAGTTATGTCGTTAAAGGATGAGGAGCAAACTGAGGATAAACTTCTAAAAGTGATTCCGAAAAACAATTCAATTACTTTTAAGAATGTACAATTCACATACAATGGAGCAGGAAATGAACCTGCTTTATCCAATATAAACCTTGTAATTCCTTGCAATAAAACCACGGCAATAGTTGGTACGAGTGGAAGTGGCAAAACAACGCTTATAAAACTTCTCCTAAAATTCTATTCCCCCGATAAAGGTGAAATAGTAATTGGTGATACAAATGGAAGCTCGATAAAACTCAAGGACATAAGCCACAAATACTGGAGGAAGAATGTAGGTGTAGTGATGCAGGATGGTTTTATATTTAATGATACCATTGCTAAAAATATCGCAGTTAGCGATGATCTTCCCGATATGGAAAAACTAGTACTAGCTTGCAAAACAGCAAACATACTGGATTTTATCGAAAGTCTCCCACTCGGATTTAGCACAAAAATTGGAACGGAAGGTAATGGTATAAGCACAGGACAAAAGCAACGAATTATTATTGCTCGTGCCATTTATAGAGACCCAGCATTTCTATTCTTTGATGAGGCTACAAATGCATTAGATGCAAACAATGAGAAGGTAATTGTAGAAAATCTAAGTACCTTTTTCAAAAACCGAACTGTAATTGTTGTTGCTCATAGGTTGAGTACGGTTAGAAATGCAGATAATATAATTGTACTTGAAGACTCTAAACTTGTAGAACAAGGCACACATAATGAATTAGTTGCATTGAATGGAAAATATTTTAATTTAGTAAGAAATCAATTAGAACTAGGAGCCTAA
- the gldG gene encoding gliding motility-associated ABC transporter substrate-binding protein GldG: MSKSVKNRNIVQLIIAVTSVIIISYISSFIYWRIDLTSEKRYTLSEISKSTLKDLKDVVYVKVYLDGDMPIGFKRMQKSLKETLDEFRVYSGENIQYQFINPSESTNQKVRDAIFKDLIDKGLEPTNIQVRDKEGGNTQRMLYPGTIISFKGKEIPVNLLHNNPALSGDENINLSIQNFEFYFIDAIIKLSTEKLPKLAFILGHGELDQYESGDIDKKLSEYYDTYRVEINGDIKALDPYNVVIIAGPQQPIPEADKLVIDQYIMRGGKVLWFVDPVTVSIDSLSQGASTLAYMNQHNLDDQLFRYGLRLNPSLIQDAQCAIIPVNTSLPGQSSKFVASPWVYYPLMSASGNSPITRNLNMIRAQFISPIDTVGGNSSVKKAVLLTSSRYSRTLNVPLLVNLAEVSRKLNEREFNRSNISVAVLLEGKFESVFQNRPLSKYNHEHPFEFKPSSVFTRMIVVSDADIIRNEVRRRPDGAYVSPLGYDRYTKQTFGNKDLVINMVKYLDDNIGLMNLRTRDFKLRMLDKQKITESRFVWQLFNLVVPSAILIFGGLIWLYFRKRKFTR, from the coding sequence ATGTCGAAATCCGTTAAGAATCGAAATATTGTTCAACTCATAATTGCAGTTACTTCAGTTATCATTATCAGCTATATATCTAGTTTTATTTACTGGAGAATCGACCTTACATCTGAAAAAAGATACACCCTTTCGGAGATATCAAAGAGTACCTTAAAAGATTTGAAAGACGTTGTTTACGTTAAGGTTTACCTCGATGGGGATATGCCCATTGGTTTTAAACGGATGCAAAAATCTTTAAAGGAAACGTTGGATGAGTTTAGAGTCTATAGTGGAGAGAATATTCAGTACCAGTTTATTAACCCATCTGAGAGCACAAACCAAAAGGTTCGCGATGCAATTTTTAAAGATTTAATTGACAAAGGGCTTGAACCAACAAACATTCAGGTTCGCGATAAAGAGGGTGGGAATACACAGAGAATGCTTTATCCTGGCACGATCATTTCATTTAAGGGCAAGGAAATTCCAGTAAATCTTCTCCATAACAACCCTGCGCTTTCTGGTGATGAGAATATAAACCTATCCATTCAAAACTTTGAGTTCTACTTTATTGATGCCATAATTAAGCTGAGTACCGAGAAACTTCCAAAACTTGCTTTCATCCTAGGTCATGGCGAATTGGATCAGTATGAATCTGGCGATATTGATAAAAAACTATCCGAATACTATGATACCTACAGGGTAGAAATTAATGGCGATATCAAGGCTCTCGATCCCTATAACGTAGTGATTATTGCTGGTCCCCAGCAACCAATACCCGAAGCCGATAAACTGGTTATAGATCAGTACATCATGCGAGGGGGAAAAGTACTATGGTTTGTTGATCCCGTTACTGTTAGCATCGATAGCCTTTCGCAAGGTGCATCAACATTGGCGTACATGAATCAACATAACCTTGATGATCAATTGTTTCGGTATGGTCTTCGCCTTAATCCTTCATTAATTCAGGATGCACAATGTGCAATAATTCCTGTTAACACATCTTTGCCAGGGCAGAGTTCAAAGTTTGTTGCATCCCCTTGGGTTTATTACCCATTGATGTCTGCGTCAGGTAATAGCCCAATTACAAGGAATTTAAATATGATTAGGGCACAATTTATTAGCCCAATCGATACCGTTGGAGGAAACAGCAGCGTTAAAAAAGCCGTTCTACTTACAAGTTCAAGGTACTCTAGAACGCTTAATGTCCCATTACTAGTTAATTTGGCGGAGGTGAGCAGAAAACTTAATGAACGGGAGTTTAATCGCTCAAACATATCTGTAGCGGTTCTTTTAGAGGGAAAATTCGAGTCAGTTTTTCAGAATCGACCTTTATCAAAGTATAACCACGAGCACCCCTTTGAATTTAAGCCTTCCAGCGTTTTTACTAGGATGATTGTTGTTTCGGATGCCGATATTATTCGAAACGAGGTTCGACGTAGACCTGATGGGGCTTATGTTTCACCTCTAGGTTACGACCGTTACACTAAGCAAACCTTTGGTAATAAGGATTTAGTGATAAACATGGTTAAATATCTTGATGATAATATTGGGCTTATGAATCTTAGAACCCGTGATTTTAAGCTTCGTATGCTCGACAAACAGAAAATTACCGAATCGAGGTTTGTATGGCAGCTGTTTAACCTTGTTGTTCCTTCTGCAATACTTATCTTTGGTGGTTTAATTTGGCTTTATTTTAGAAAGAGAAAGTTTACACGGTAA
- the gldF gene encoding gliding motility-associated ABC transporter permease subunit GldF, producing the protein MFAIFKKEVSGFFSSLTGYIAASFFLVVNGLIMWVFPGSLNVLDSGYSTLETLFVIAPWVFLFLIPAITMKTFAEENRSGTIELILTRPISDLKLVLGKYFASVLLVLLILIPSLIFFISIFFLGSPIGNIDTGGTWGSFIGLFFLASAYAAIGVFASSLTDNQIVSFILAIIISLFIYSGFDSLASLGLFTDFKYLLVQLGINEHYSSMSRGVIDTRDVIYFGCLSSIFIIATRVRIQSRKW; encoded by the coding sequence GGATACATAGCCGCATCGTTCTTTTTAGTGGTGAATGGTCTTATTATGTGGGTATTCCCTGGCTCTTTAAACGTTCTCGATAGCGGTTATTCCACCCTTGAAACTCTTTTTGTCATAGCACCTTGGGTATTCCTTTTCCTTATTCCCGCTATAACCATGAAAACTTTTGCCGAGGAAAATAGGAGCGGTACAATAGAGCTAATCCTAACCCGACCCATTAGCGATTTAAAATTGGTGCTTGGAAAGTATTTTGCCTCGGTTCTACTCGTTTTACTTATCCTCATTCCTTCGCTAATCTTTTTTATATCGATATTCTTCCTAGGAAGTCCTATTGGTAATATTGATACTGGCGGAACATGGGGTTCGTTTATCGGGCTGTTTTTTCTAGCATCGGCCTATGCTGCCATAGGAGTTTTTGCATCTAGCCTAACCGATAACCAAATAGTATCATTTATCCTTGCAATTATTATATCTCTGTTTATTTATAGCGGGTTCGATTCACTGGCTTCGCTTGGACTATTCACCGATTTCAAATATTTATTAGTTCAACTTGGCATCAACGAACATTACAGCTCAATGAGTCGTGGGGTGATTGATACTAGAGATGTTATCTACTTTGGATGCTTATCATCCATATTCATTATCGCCACACGGGTTAGAATTCAAAGTAGAAAATGGTAA
- the dnaN gene encoding DNA polymerase III subunit beta, translating to MKFVVSSTELLSHLSIVSRVISNKNTLPILDNFLFKLEGNELEITASDLETTLSTRLHLENVMEDGSIAIPFRILVDTLKEFSEQPLTFDINHTNLAVVVNSENGQFNIVGQPAEDFPVRAELKPDRKVTVKVAADLLLSGISKTIFATADDELRPVMNGILMELAPNSLSFVASDAHKLVRYKRKDVQSESEASFILPKKPAALLKNILGKESGAIILEFDDKNALFTMSNYTLVCRLVEGSYPNYNSVIPADNPNKLSIDRVELYNGLRRVAVYANQASNLIKLSLGGNQLTVSAQDLDFSISAYERLKCQYEGDEMEIGFKSVFLIEILANISTSDVVLSLSDPSRAGLIFPLVNENADEDILMLLMPMMISA from the coding sequence ATGAAATTTGTAGTTTCAAGTACCGAACTGTTAAGTCATCTTAGCATTGTTAGTAGGGTAATTAGCAATAAAAACACCCTGCCTATCCTCGATAATTTTCTTTTCAAGCTCGAGGGGAATGAGCTTGAGATAACCGCATCGGATCTGGAAACCACCCTATCCACTCGGTTACATCTCGAAAATGTTATGGAAGATGGCTCCATTGCTATTCCTTTCCGTATTCTTGTTGATACTCTTAAGGAATTCTCCGAGCAACCTTTAACTTTTGATATTAATCACACAAACCTTGCTGTTGTTGTTAACTCTGAGAATGGACAATTTAATATTGTTGGACAACCTGCTGAGGACTTCCCCGTACGTGCTGAACTTAAACCAGATCGTAAGGTTACAGTTAAAGTAGCTGCGGATCTTCTTTTAAGTGGAATATCAAAAACCATTTTTGCAACCGCTGATGATGAATTACGCCCTGTAATGAATGGTATTCTTATGGAGTTAGCTCCTAATAGCCTTTCTTTTGTAGCTTCTGATGCTCATAAGCTGGTTAGATATAAACGTAAAGATGTTCAATCAGAATCTGAGGCATCATTTATCCTTCCAAAGAAACCAGCAGCATTACTAAAGAATATTCTTGGAAAAGAATCAGGTGCAATTATCTTAGAATTTGATGATAAGAATGCTCTATTTACCATGTCGAACTATACATTAGTTTGCCGCTTAGTAGAAGGTTCATATCCAAACTACAACTCGGTTATACCTGCTGATAACCCAAATAAACTTTCAATTGATAGGGTTGAGTTATACAACGGACTTCGTAGGGTTGCTGTTTATGCAAATCAGGCAAGTAATCTCATTAAACTAAGCCTTGGCGGTAATCAGCTTACGGTTTCGGCACAGGATCTTGACTTCTCTATATCAGCATACGAAAGGCTTAAATGCCAGTATGAAGGTGATGAGATGGAAATCGGGTTTAAATCTGTTTTCCTTATTGAGATTTTAGCAAATATTTCTACATCTGATGTAGTTCTTTCGCTATCAGATCCTTCAAGGGCTGGCTTAATATTCCCATTGGTTAATGAGAATGCAGATGAGGACATCTTGATGCTCTTAATGCCAATGATGATTAGCGCTTAA